From Salvelinus sp. IW2-2015 linkage group LG2, ASM291031v2, whole genome shotgun sequence, one genomic window encodes:
- the LOC111974626 gene encoding CD302 antigen yields MESMKKWHLRPLSLCNLLFVVVYWQSTLAGDCPADGRTWVPFGQRCYHFVHGEEDMAKSYTIEAAKSLCSGHELVSVQSAEENDFIIKYSPQVWKGNIHVWLGMYYDSDVEDFKWQDETGLSFKNWGNSSSSPDLIPMDTCVAMHSTTGEWEKVSCVENLENGVVCETAEKAEKNGKSTTSPLLSALVILSVVAIMGISAVFWFLHQKHQFGAVLASFEYHPPFRAPTSDEACLVETEETEETDDMA; encoded by the exons ATGGAGTCAATGAAGAAATGGCACCTTCGCCCCTTATCCTTATGCAAtctcctttttgttgttgtttattggcAATCTACTTTAGCTGGTG ACTGTCCTGCAGATGGGCGCACCTGGGTGCCTTTTGGACAAAGATGCTACCACTTTGTCCATGGAGAAGAAGACATGGCTAAAAGTTATACGATTGAAGCTGCGAAGTCTCTCTGCTCAGGACATG AACTGGTGAGTGTCCAAAGTGCAGAGGAGAATGATTTCATCATCAAGTACAGTCCGCAGGTGTGGAAAGGCAACATCCATGTGTGGTTGGGCATGTATTATGACAGTGACG TTGAGGACTTTAAGTGGCAAGATGAGACGGGCCTGAGCTTTAAGAACTGGGGGAACAGCTCCAGCTCGCCTGACTTGATTCCCATGGACACCTGTGTGGCAATGCACAGCACCACAGGGGAGTGGGAGAAAGTCAGCTGTGTTGAAAACCTGGAGAATGGAGTGGTCTGTGAGACTGCTGAAA AAGCAGAGAAAAACGGCAAATCCA CTACTAGTCCACTGCTCTCAGCTCTGGTCATTCTGAGTGTGGTCGCCATCATGGGGATCTCGGCAGTCTTTTGGTTCCTGCACCAGAAGCACCAATTCGGTGCCGTCCTCGCATCGTTCGAGTACCACCCCCCGTTCAGGGCTCCCACCTCTGACGAGGCCTGCCtagtggagacagaggagacagaggagactgaTGACATGGCGTAA